A stretch of the Mycobacterium shigaense genome encodes the following:
- a CDS encoding carboxymuconolactone decarboxylase family protein, which translates to MTTARVPGLPLGEAQAAADEAAVPDYMAELSIFQVLLNHPQLARAVNDLLATMLWHGALDARLRELVIMRIGWLTACDYEWTQHWRVASRLGVTAEDLLGVRDWQHYDGFGPAERAVLAAADDVVRDGAVSAASWAACERELHSDAKVLIELVTAIGAWRMVASVLESLRVPLEEGVTSWPPDGRSPQSPSRIGVAE; encoded by the coding sequence ATGACCACAGCCCGAGTGCCCGGATTGCCGCTCGGCGAGGCCCAGGCAGCCGCCGACGAGGCGGCCGTGCCCGACTACATGGCCGAGCTCAGCATCTTCCAGGTGTTGCTGAACCATCCGCAGCTCGCGCGCGCCGTCAACGACCTGCTCGCCACCATGCTGTGGCACGGTGCGCTCGACGCGCGGCTGCGCGAGCTGGTGATCATGCGGATCGGCTGGCTCACCGCGTGTGATTACGAATGGACGCAGCATTGGCGGGTGGCCTCCCGACTCGGGGTGACAGCCGAAGATCTGCTGGGGGTGCGCGACTGGCAGCACTACGACGGATTCGGTCCCGCCGAGCGGGCGGTGCTGGCCGCCGCCGACGACGTGGTCCGCGACGGCGCGGTGAGCGCAGCGAGCTGGGCGGCGTGCGAGCGTGAATTGCACAGCGACGCAAAGGTTCTCATCGAACTCGTCACCGCGATCGGTGCCTGGCGAATGGTCGCGTCCGTCCTGGAAAGCCTCCGGGTGCCGTTGGAAGAAGGCGTCACCAGCTGGCCGCCGGACGGCCGGTCGCCCCAGTCGCCATCGCGGATCGGCGTCGCGGAATAG
- a CDS encoding nitronate monooxygenase, with protein sequence MRTRVAEMLGVEFPICAFSHCRDVVAAVTNAGGLGILGAVAHSPERLHNELTWIEEHTGGKPYGVDLLLPPKYVGAEQGGIDAKQAADLLPAEHRAFVDDLLARYGVAPAVDPPRSRGGLNISPKGYEPLLEVAFAHDIRLIASALGPPPADLVQRAHDKDVVVAALAGTTEHARRHAAAGVDLIVAQGTEAGGHTGEVATMVLVPEVVDAVAPVPVVAAGGIARGRQIAAALALGAEGVWCGSVWLTTEEAETVPVVKEKFLAATSSDTVRSRSMTGKPARMLRTAWTEEWERPENPRPLGMPLQTALVTEPQVRINQAATHPGSQARELATYFVGQVVGSLDRVRPTRSVVLEMVEEFIDTVGRLQGLVG encoded by the coding sequence ATGCGAACCAGAGTCGCCGAGATGCTCGGCGTTGAGTTCCCGATCTGCGCATTCAGTCACTGCCGCGATGTCGTCGCCGCCGTCACCAACGCCGGCGGCCTCGGAATCCTCGGGGCCGTCGCGCACAGCCCCGAGCGGCTGCACAACGAGCTGACCTGGATCGAGGAACACACCGGCGGCAAGCCCTACGGCGTCGACCTGCTGTTGCCCCCCAAATACGTCGGCGCCGAGCAGGGCGGCATCGACGCGAAGCAGGCCGCGGACCTGCTGCCTGCCGAACACCGGGCGTTCGTCGACGACCTCCTCGCGCGGTACGGCGTGGCGCCGGCGGTCGATCCGCCGCGGTCACGGGGCGGCCTCAACATTTCGCCCAAGGGGTATGAGCCCCTGCTGGAAGTGGCCTTCGCACATGACATTCGGCTGATCGCCAGTGCGCTTGGGCCGCCGCCCGCGGATCTTGTTCAGCGCGCGCACGACAAGGACGTCGTGGTCGCGGCGCTGGCCGGTACCACCGAGCATGCGCGCCGGCACGCCGCGGCCGGCGTCGACTTGATCGTCGCGCAGGGCACCGAGGCGGGCGGTCACACCGGCGAGGTGGCGACCATGGTGCTGGTGCCCGAGGTCGTCGACGCGGTCGCGCCCGTGCCGGTGGTGGCGGCGGGCGGTATCGCCCGCGGCCGTCAGATCGCGGCCGCCCTGGCCCTGGGCGCCGAGGGCGTGTGGTGCGGGTCGGTCTGGCTGACCACCGAAGAAGCCGAGACGGTCCCCGTGGTCAAGGAGAAGTTCCTGGCCGCCACGTCCTCGGACACGGTGCGGTCGCGCTCGATGACCGGCAAGCCGGCGCGAATGTTGCGCACGGCCTGGACCGAGGAGTGGGAACGGCCGGAAAACCCCCGCCCGCTCGGCATGCCGCTGCAGACGGCGCTGGTCACCGAGCCGCAGGTGCGCATCAACCAGGCGGCCACCCATCCGGGGTCGCAGGCCCGCGAGTTGGCGACCTATTTCGTCGGCCAGGTGGTCGGCTCGCTCGACCGGGTCCGGCCCACGCGGTCGGTGGTGCTGGAGATGGTCGAGGAGTTCATCGACACGGTCGGGCGGCTGCAGGGACTGGTCGGTTAG
- a CDS encoding Rv1535 family protein, producing MTAVLFDEVVAVAPARNLRLVRDTSPVAAPAPKKVAPAVQALHFGAGDPLVDGAARLLSIPVRHVYAALWRVGFIDVRA from the coding sequence ATGACCGCAGTACTCTTCGACGAAGTAGTGGCCGTAGCCCCCGCCCGCAACCTGCGGCTGGTGCGCGACACGTCCCCGGTTGCGGCCCCGGCGCCCAAGAAGGTGGCCCCTGCTGTCCAGGCCCTGCACTTCGGCGCCGGTGACCCGCTGGTGGACGGCGCGGCCCGGCTGTTGAGCATCCCGGTCCGGCACGTGTACGCGGCCCTGTGGCGCGTCGGTTTCATCGACGTTCGGGCCTAG
- a CDS encoding AMP-binding protein — MIETSVTGVLRERASLQPNDKAFTFIDYDQDWEGVEETLTWGQLYRRTVNMAKALNEAGSPGDRAVILAPQGLDYIVAFLGALEAGQIAVPLAVPLGGVSDERVSSVLRDSSPSVVLTTSPVAGIVSEYVKFDSSESVSSVLEVDQLDLDGPMGSFRSESRSGTAYLQYTSGSTRSPAGVMISHRNLVANFEQIMADYFVEMGGVSPPDMTITSWLPFYHDMGLVLGVCAPVLGGFRTVLTSPVSFLARPARWIQMLANNSHPFSAAPNFAFELAARKTSNDDLAGKDLGEVLVILSGSERVHPATLKRFNDRFARFNFPDKAIRPSYGLAEGTVYVQTRTPAAPPEIVDFETEKLSAGVAERCAPGTGTPLVAYGVVSSPMISIVDPETRVECPAGTAGEIWIHGENVALGYWNKPDETEHTFRARLVNPADGLPEEGWLRTGDRGFFSDGEMFIIGRIKDLLIVYGRNHSPDDIEATIQEITRGRCAAIAVSDEGTEQLVAIIEVRDRGQSEEAADQLADVKRDVTSAISNSHGLGVADLVLVSPGSIPITTSGKVRRAACVEQYRHGQFARLDA; from the coding sequence GTGATTGAGACTTCTGTTACAGGTGTGCTGCGCGAACGCGCCAGTCTGCAGCCCAACGACAAGGCGTTCACGTTCATCGACTACGACCAGGATTGGGAAGGGGTAGAGGAGACGCTCACCTGGGGGCAGCTGTACCGGCGCACCGTCAACATGGCCAAGGCATTGAACGAGGCCGGGTCTCCGGGCGACCGCGCGGTGATCTTGGCACCGCAGGGCCTCGACTACATCGTCGCGTTCCTCGGCGCGCTGGAGGCGGGGCAGATCGCGGTTCCGCTCGCGGTGCCGCTGGGTGGCGTCAGCGACGAGCGGGTCAGTTCCGTGCTGCGCGACTCTTCGCCGTCGGTCGTGCTCACCACGTCCCCGGTCGCGGGCATCGTGTCCGAGTACGTCAAGTTCGATTCCAGCGAATCGGTCTCATCGGTCCTCGAGGTCGACCAGCTGGACCTGGACGGCCCGATGGGCTCCTTCCGGAGCGAAAGCCGTTCCGGCACTGCGTATTTGCAATACACATCGGGATCCACGCGGTCGCCGGCCGGTGTGATGATCTCGCACCGGAATCTGGTGGCCAATTTCGAGCAGATCATGGCCGACTACTTCGTGGAGATGGGCGGAGTTTCCCCGCCGGACATGACCATCACCTCGTGGTTGCCGTTCTACCACGACATGGGGTTGGTTCTCGGGGTGTGCGCACCGGTGCTGGGCGGATTTCGCACGGTGCTGACCAGTCCGGTGTCGTTCCTGGCGCGGCCGGCGCGCTGGATTCAGATGCTGGCGAACAATTCCCATCCGTTCTCGGCTGCGCCGAACTTCGCATTCGAATTGGCGGCGCGGAAAACCTCGAACGACGATCTGGCCGGGAAGGACCTCGGCGAAGTGCTGGTCATCCTCAGCGGCAGCGAGCGGGTGCACCCCGCGACCTTGAAGCGGTTCAACGACCGGTTCGCGCGCTTCAATTTCCCGGACAAGGCGATCCGCCCGTCGTACGGGCTCGCCGAAGGAACGGTGTACGTGCAGACCCGCACGCCGGCCGCGCCGCCCGAAATCGTCGACTTCGAAACCGAGAAGCTGTCCGCCGGCGTTGCCGAGCGCTGCGCCCCGGGAACCGGCACACCGCTGGTCGCGTACGGAGTCGTCAGTTCACCGATGATCAGCATCGTCGATCCCGAAACCCGCGTCGAGTGCCCCGCGGGCACGGCCGGAGAAATCTGGATACACGGCGAGAACGTCGCCCTGGGCTACTGGAACAAACCCGACGAGACCGAGCACACGTTCCGCGCCCGGCTTGTCAATCCCGCCGACGGCCTGCCCGAAGAGGGCTGGCTGCGGACGGGGGACCGCGGCTTCTTCTCCGACGGCGAGATGTTCATCATCGGCCGCATCAAGGACCTGCTGATCGTCTACGGGCGCAACCACTCGCCCGACGACATCGAGGCGACGATCCAGGAGATCACGCGGGGACGGTGCGCGGCGATCGCGGTGTCGGACGAAGGCACCGAGCAGCTCGTCGCCATCATCGAGGTCAGGGACCGCGGTCAGTCCGAGGAGGCGGCCGACCAGCTGGCCGACGTCAAGCGCGACGTCACCTCCGCGATCTCCAATTCGCACGGCCTCGGCGTCGCCGACCTGGTGCTGGTCTCGCCCGGCTCGATCCCGATCACCACGAGCGGCAAGGTGCGCCGGGCGGCGTGCGTCGAGCAGTACCGCCACGGGCAGTTCGCGCGCCTGGACGCTTAG
- the pks2 gene encoding sulfolipid-1 biosynthesis phthioceranic/hydroxyphthioceranic acid synthase, protein MDSFGATDDGVDPSGPARVNTPAASVTPVTPVAVIGIGCRLPGGIDSPERLWDALLRGEDLVTEVPADRWDVDDYYDPEPGVPGRSVSKWGSFLDDVYGFDLEFFGVGEREATEMDPQHRIVMETSWEAMEHAGLTKEAIADTLTGVFLGLTHADYQLLAADAHAVEGPYGFTGNNFSLASGRVSYALGVHGPALTVDTACSSGLTAIHLACRSLHEGESDLALAGGASATLDPRKSAAGSAQGMLSPTGKCHAFDVEADGFVSGEGSVMLLLKRLSDAQRDGDRILAVIRGSAANQDGHTVNIATPSEKAQTDVYRAALAAAGVDPATVGMVEAHGTGTPIGDPIEYASLANVYAVDGPCALATVKTNFGHAQSASGALGVVKTVLALQHGVVPQNLHFNKLPEQMAKIKTNLFVPQENTPWPINGGHLRRAAVSSYGLSGTNVHIVMEEAPPATTTIDASGESPAAAPYVVPVSSTSADELRRTAGRLADWVQTHEEVTLADLGYTLARRRVHRPVRTAVVANDATELVTALREVADGDAPYEAAVGRDDRGPVWLFSGQGSQWSQMGAELLASEPVFAATVAQLEPLIARESGFSVTNAMSAPQVVTGIDRVQPTIFTMQVALAATMKAYGVRPGAVIGHSLGEAAAAVVAGALSLEDGARLICRRSRLMSRISGAGAMASVELPAQQVLSELMARGVSDVVVAVVASPQSTVIGGATDTVRELVAAWEGRDIMAREVAVDVASHSPQVDPILDDLTEALAEIKPSKPEIPFYSATLFDPREPVVCNAQYWVDNLRNMVRFSAAVQAALEDGFRVFAELSPHPLLVYPFEQTARNLDIPAVGLAGMRREQELPHGLRDFLIALHSAGAAIDFSALYPTGHLVDAPLPTWTHRDLRLSPDDQEKSSARGGSTISVHPLLGPHVRLQEEPERHVWQADVGTAAQPWLEDHQIRNVAVLPGAAYCEMALAAAHNVLGAGSEVRDLRFEQALLLDEETLVGASASVAQPDVLNFVVETNQGGEQSRQAAGVLHVATDEQPAAYDIAALLAAHPREEDGEEVRKGLDARGVQYGPAFQGLGALHLVEAEDDTGHTVFAEVELPSQIRTQQSAYGVHPALLDAAFQSVGAHAEVRALGEDALALPLSVRRLRSYVPARNAQYCYSRITHVDASGIESDLEILDEQGNVLLGVQGLRFGTGVSAAGREERVLAERLLTIEWRHREVPEVDQAEAGNWLLISTTDTADLAALTDALKSHGAQCTTISWPQQADHTSNIEALKTTLGSSDFTGVTILTGPKNGDADDKSPQLGHDYVRHLVRIARELTETTGEHTRLFVVTRNAQTVVDGDVPNLEQAGLRGLIRVIGTEHAHLRATQIDVDDATDTEQLARQLLSGSDEDETAWRGGEWYVARLSPTPLRPEERKTTVVDTAHDGMRLQIRTPGDLETIELVAADRVPPGPGQIEVAVSASSINFADVLNAFGRYPAFEGRLPAPGTDFAGVVTAVGPDVTDHKVGDHVGGIYADGCWATFITCDANLAVTLPDGLTEAQAAAITTATATAWYGLEELARIRKGDKVLIHSGTGGVGQAAIAIARAAGADIFATAGSEERRQLLRDMGVEHVYDSRSVEFADEIRRDTQGYGVDIVLNSVTGAAQRAGLELLALSGRFIEIGKRDIYGDTRLGLFPFRRNLSFLAVDLGLLGYSHPERLRDILTKVYQLTADGTLPMPETTHYPLADAATAIRVMSGAQHTGKLVLDIPHAGRSSVILPPAKVEVFRGDGSYIVTGGLGGLGLFLAEKMAQGGAGRIVLSSRSQPSPEAQETIDRIRATGADVVVESGDIAQSGTAERLVSAATSTGLPLRGVLHAAAVVEDATLANITDELLQRDWEAKVDGAWNLHAATTDQPLDWFCVFSSAAALVGSPGQGAYAAANSWVDAFTLWRRAQGLPSVAMAWGAWAQIGRGVALAENADLAIAPDEGAYAFEALLRHNRAYSGYAPTRGTPWLELFAERSPFAEAFRSNAQNAGGTSKFRTELDEMPLEEWPTQLRKMVSEQVNLILRRSVDPDRPLSEYGMDSLGALELRTRVETETGIRVSPTDLANVNTVRGLADLLFEKLAPAEAA, encoded by the coding sequence ATGGATTCGTTCGGGGCGACCGATGATGGGGTGGACCCTTCAGGTCCAGCACGCGTGAACACGCCCGCCGCGAGCGTCACACCCGTAACTCCCGTTGCCGTGATCGGCATCGGGTGCCGGCTCCCCGGTGGTATCGATTCACCGGAACGGCTGTGGGATGCGTTGCTGCGCGGCGAGGACCTGGTCACCGAGGTTCCGGCCGACCGCTGGGACGTCGACGACTATTACGACCCCGAGCCCGGTGTCCCGGGCCGGTCCGTGTCCAAGTGGGGCTCGTTCCTCGACGACGTCTACGGCTTTGACCTCGAGTTCTTCGGGGTCGGCGAGCGCGAAGCCACCGAGATGGACCCCCAACACCGCATCGTGATGGAAACCTCGTGGGAGGCCATGGAGCACGCCGGCCTCACCAAGGAGGCCATCGCCGACACCCTGACCGGCGTATTCCTCGGGTTGACGCACGCCGACTACCAGTTGCTGGCCGCCGATGCGCACGCCGTCGAGGGGCCCTACGGCTTCACCGGGAACAACTTCAGCCTGGCCTCGGGCCGCGTCTCCTACGCTCTCGGCGTGCACGGTCCCGCCCTGACGGTGGACACCGCCTGCTCCTCCGGCCTGACCGCGATTCACCTGGCCTGCCGCAGCCTGCACGAGGGCGAAAGCGATCTGGCCCTGGCCGGTGGCGCCTCGGCCACGCTGGATCCCCGCAAATCGGCCGCCGGTTCGGCCCAAGGCATGTTGTCCCCCACCGGGAAATGCCACGCCTTCGACGTCGAGGCCGACGGCTTCGTCTCCGGCGAGGGCTCCGTCATGTTGCTGCTCAAGCGACTGTCCGACGCGCAGCGCGACGGCGACCGCATCCTCGCGGTCATCCGCGGATCGGCCGCCAACCAGGACGGTCACACGGTCAACATCGCCACCCCGTCTGAGAAGGCGCAGACCGACGTCTACCGCGCGGCGCTGGCCGCCGCCGGCGTCGACCCCGCCACGGTGGGGATGGTCGAGGCGCACGGGACCGGCACTCCGATCGGCGACCCGATCGAATACGCCAGCCTGGCCAACGTCTACGCCGTCGACGGGCCCTGCGCGCTGGCGACCGTAAAGACCAACTTCGGTCACGCCCAGTCCGCCTCCGGCGCACTGGGTGTGGTGAAGACAGTGCTGGCCCTCCAGCACGGTGTGGTTCCGCAGAATCTGCACTTCAACAAGCTGCCCGAGCAGATGGCCAAGATCAAGACGAATCTCTTTGTGCCGCAAGAGAACACGCCTTGGCCCATCAACGGCGGCCACCTGCGACGCGCGGCCGTGTCGTCGTACGGGCTCTCGGGAACCAATGTCCACATCGTCATGGAAGAGGCCCCACCGGCCACCACTACCATCGACGCCTCGGGCGAATCTCCGGCCGCCGCGCCATACGTCGTCCCGGTGTCGTCGACCTCGGCCGACGAATTGCGCCGCACCGCCGGCCGGTTGGCCGACTGGGTGCAGACGCACGAAGAGGTGACGCTGGCGGACCTCGGCTACACGCTGGCGCGCCGACGGGTGCACCGCCCGGTGCGGACCGCCGTCGTTGCCAACGACGCGACGGAACTCGTTACGGCCCTGCGCGAGGTCGCCGACGGCGACGCCCCCTACGAGGCCGCCGTCGGCCGCGACGACCGCGGGCCGGTGTGGTTGTTCTCCGGACAGGGTTCGCAGTGGTCTCAGATGGGTGCCGAGCTGCTGGCCAGCGAGCCGGTTTTCGCCGCCACAGTCGCGCAGCTCGAGCCGCTGATCGCCCGGGAATCCGGATTCTCGGTGACCAATGCGATGTCGGCCCCGCAGGTCGTGACCGGCATCGACCGCGTCCAGCCGACGATCTTCACCATGCAGGTCGCCTTGGCCGCCACGATGAAGGCCTACGGGGTACGCCCGGGCGCCGTGATCGGACACTCCCTCGGCGAGGCCGCGGCAGCCGTTGTCGCAGGCGCACTTTCGCTGGAGGACGGGGCGCGGCTGATCTGCCGCCGCTCGCGGCTGATGTCCCGCATCTCCGGCGCGGGGGCCATGGCGTCGGTGGAACTGCCTGCGCAGCAGGTGCTTTCGGAGCTGATGGCGCGCGGCGTCAGCGACGTCGTGGTGGCGGTGGTCGCCTCGCCGCAGTCCACCGTGATCGGCGGTGCCACCGACACGGTCCGCGAGCTGGTCGCGGCGTGGGAGGGGCGCGACATCATGGCCCGCGAGGTCGCCGTCGACGTTGCCTCGCACTCCCCCCAGGTCGACCCGATCCTCGACGACCTCACCGAGGCGCTCGCCGAGATCAAGCCGAGCAAACCCGAGATCCCGTTCTACTCGGCGACGCTGTTCGACCCGCGCGAGCCTGTCGTGTGCAACGCCCAGTATTGGGTGGACAACTTGCGCAACATGGTGCGGTTCTCCGCGGCGGTGCAGGCCGCCCTGGAGGACGGCTTCCGGGTCTTCGCCGAGCTGTCGCCGCACCCGCTGCTCGTCTACCCCTTTGAGCAGACGGCGCGCAATCTCGACATCCCGGCGGTCGGCCTCGCCGGCATGCGCCGCGAGCAGGAGCTGCCACACGGCTTGCGTGACTTCCTGATTGCTCTGCACAGTGCGGGTGCCGCGATCGATTTCTCCGCGCTGTACCCGACGGGACACCTGGTCGATGCGCCGCTGCCCACCTGGACGCACCGGGACCTGCGGTTGAGCCCCGACGATCAGGAGAAGAGCTCGGCACGCGGCGGTTCGACCATTTCGGTTCACCCGCTGCTGGGCCCGCACGTGCGCCTGCAGGAGGAGCCCGAGCGCCACGTGTGGCAGGCCGACGTCGGCACCGCCGCGCAGCCCTGGCTGGAAGACCACCAGATCCGCAATGTGGCCGTGCTTCCGGGCGCGGCATACTGCGAAATGGCCTTGGCCGCGGCGCATAACGTGCTCGGCGCGGGTTCCGAGGTACGCGACCTGCGCTTCGAGCAGGCACTGCTGCTCGACGAGGAGACCCTCGTCGGCGCCTCGGCGTCGGTAGCACAACCCGATGTCCTCAACTTCGTGGTGGAGACGAATCAGGGCGGCGAGCAGTCGCGTCAGGCGGCCGGCGTCCTGCACGTGGCGACCGACGAGCAGCCTGCTGCCTACGACATCGCCGCGCTACTGGCCGCGCACCCGCGCGAAGAGGACGGCGAAGAGGTGCGCAAGGGGCTGGACGCCCGCGGCGTGCAGTACGGCCCGGCGTTTCAAGGACTCGGCGCCCTGCACCTTGTCGAAGCCGAGGACGACACCGGCCACACCGTGTTCGCGGAGGTGGAACTCCCCAGCCAGATTCGTACGCAGCAAAGCGCTTACGGTGTGCACCCGGCGCTGCTGGACGCCGCCTTCCAGTCGGTTGGTGCGCACGCGGAGGTTCGGGCACTGGGCGAGGATGCACTGGCGCTGCCGCTGAGCGTGCGGCGGCTGCGTTCCTACGTCCCGGCTCGCAACGCCCAGTACTGCTACTCGCGGATCACCCACGTGGACGCCTCCGGAATCGAGTCGGACCTCGAGATTCTCGATGAGCAAGGGAACGTCCTGCTCGGTGTGCAGGGACTGCGATTCGGTACCGGCGTCTCGGCGGCCGGCCGCGAAGAGCGGGTGCTCGCCGAGCGATTGCTGACCATCGAGTGGCGGCACCGCGAAGTGCCTGAGGTGGACCAGGCCGAGGCCGGAAACTGGCTGCTGATCAGCACGACGGACACCGCCGACCTGGCTGCCCTCACGGACGCGCTGAAAAGCCATGGCGCGCAATGCACCACGATCTCCTGGCCGCAGCAGGCCGACCACACCTCGAACATCGAGGCGCTGAAAACAACGCTCGGGTCAAGCGATTTCACCGGCGTGACCATCCTCACCGGTCCGAAAAACGGTGACGCCGACGACAAGTCGCCACAGTTGGGCCACGACTACGTCCGGCACCTCGTGCGCATTGCCCGCGAGCTGACGGAGACCACCGGCGAGCACACCCGCCTGTTCGTGGTGACGCGCAACGCCCAGACGGTGGTCGACGGCGACGTGCCCAACTTGGAGCAGGCCGGCCTGCGCGGGCTGATCCGGGTGATCGGCACGGAGCATGCGCACCTGCGGGCCACCCAGATCGACGTGGACGACGCGACCGATACCGAGCAGTTGGCGCGCCAACTGCTCAGCGGGTCCGACGAGGACGAGACGGCATGGCGCGGCGGCGAGTGGTATGTCGCGCGGTTGTCTCCGACTCCGCTGCGCCCCGAGGAGCGGAAGACCACCGTGGTCGACACCGCACACGACGGGATGCGTCTGCAGATCCGCACGCCCGGCGACCTCGAGACGATCGAACTCGTTGCCGCCGACCGGGTTCCGCCGGGACCGGGCCAGATCGAGGTCGCGGTCAGCGCGTCCAGCATCAACTTCGCCGACGTGCTCAACGCGTTCGGCCGTTACCCGGCCTTCGAGGGTCGGCTGCCGGCACCCGGCACCGACTTCGCCGGAGTCGTCACCGCGGTGGGGCCGGACGTCACCGACCACAAGGTCGGCGATCACGTCGGCGGCATCTACGCCGACGGTTGCTGGGCAACCTTCATCACCTGCGACGCGAACCTGGCCGTCACGTTGCCGGACGGCCTGACCGAAGCACAGGCCGCCGCGATCACCACCGCGACCGCCACCGCTTGGTACGGCCTGGAAGAGCTGGCGCGAATCCGCAAGGGCGACAAGGTGTTGATCCACTCCGGGACAGGTGGTGTGGGACAGGCGGCCATCGCCATTGCCCGCGCCGCCGGTGCGGACATCTTTGCCACCGCCGGTAGCGAGGAGCGTCGGCAATTGCTGCGCGACATGGGCGTCGAGCACGTCTACGACTCACGCAGCGTCGAGTTCGCCGACGAGATTCGCCGCGACACCCAAGGCTACGGCGTCGACATCGTGCTCAACTCGGTCACCGGCGCGGCACAGCGCGCCGGACTCGAATTACTGGCTCTCAGTGGACGATTCATCGAGATCGGCAAGCGCGACATCTACGGCGACACCCGGCTGGGGCTGTTTCCGTTCCGGCGTAACCTGTCGTTCCTGGCCGTCGACCTGGGGTTGCTGGGCTACAGCCACCCGGAACGCCTGCGGGACATTTTGACCAAGGTGTACCAGCTTACCGCGGACGGCACGCTGCCGATGCCGGAGACCACGCACTACCCGCTTGCCGACGCGGCCACCGCCATCCGGGTGATGAGCGGCGCCCAGCACACCGGCAAGCTGGTGCTGGACATCCCGCACGCCGGACGCAGCAGCGTGATTCTGCCGCCGGCGAAGGTCGAGGTCTTCCGCGGCGACGGGTCTTACATCGTCACCGGTGGTTTGGGCGGCCTGGGCTTGTTCCTGGCCGAGAAGATGGCGCAGGGCGGCGCCGGGCGGATCGTGCTGTCCTCGCGCTCGCAGCCGAGCCCCGAGGCGCAGGAGACGATCGATCGCATCCGCGCCACGGGTGCCGACGTCGTGGTGGAAAGCGGCGACATCGCGCAGTCCGGCACCGCGGAGCGGTTGGTGAGCGCGGCGACGTCTACCGGGCTGCCGTTGCGCGGCGTGCTGCACGCCGCGGCGGTGGTCGAAGACGCCACCTTGGCCAACATCACCGACGAGCTGCTCCAGCGTGACTGGGAGGCGAAGGTCGACGGGGCGTGGAACCTGCACGCCGCCACCACCGATCAGCCATTGGACTGGTTCTGCGTGTTCTCCTCGGCGGCGGCGCTGGTGGGCTCGCCCGGACAGGGCGCCTACGCGGCGGCTAACAGCTGGGTGGACGCGTTCACCTTGTGGCGCAGGGCGCAGGGCCTGCCGTCGGTGGCGATGGCGTGGGGTGCCTGGGCACAGATCGGGCGCGGCGTCGCGCTGGCCGAGAACGCCGACCTGGCCATCGCCCCGGACGAGGGCGCCTATGCCTTCGAGGCGCTGCTGCGGCACAACCGCGCCTACAGCGGCTACGCCCCGACGAGGGGCACGCCGTGGTTGGAGCTGTTCGCCGAGCGCAGCCCGTTCGCCGAGGCGTTCCGGTCGAATGCGCAAAATGCCGGTGGGACCAGCAAATTCCGCACCGAGCTGGACGAGATGCCACTGGAAGAGTGGCCGACCCAGTTGCGGAAGATGGTCTCTGAGCAGGTCAACCTGATTCTGCGGCGCAGTGTCGACCCCGACCGTCCGCTGTCGGAGTACGGCATGGACTCGCTGGGGGCGCTGGAACTGCGCACCCGCGTCGAGACCGAGACGGGGATTCGGGTCAGTCCGACCGACCTCGCGAACGTCAACACCGTGCGCGGGTTGGCCGACTTGCTGTTCGAGAAGCTGGCTCCTGCCGAGGCCGCCTGA